In Cygnus olor isolate bCygOlo1 chromosome 12, bCygOlo1.pri.v2, whole genome shotgun sequence, one DNA window encodes the following:
- the PIEZO1 gene encoding piezo-type mechanosensitive ion channel component 1 isoform X1 — protein sequence MERRALCAGLYWLLLPLALLAACLFRFNVLSLVYLLYLLLLPWFPGPTDRAVSGHTGRLLKALLGTSILFLLAHFVFQICLYTLPVLDQLLGPSCSSWEVLARHVGVTRLDLDDLPNSVRLVAPDVGILLVSSLCLCLCRRLVPKATAATRGRAPESLEPLERGEEEDVERHGGTADGDTPLSARLRVTAHWLLWAAGKGLAILLLALAGITLPSASSSVYYLLFVGLCTWWACHLPASRRAFDTLCILVGVYAAVHLLCLYAYQAPFVQGVFPPPTIWARVFGFKDIILYRNCSRPNALVLNTSHPWPVYANPGILLLLYYTVATLLKLRRLDARRAAVPAQPPVRELVELESWPKDTDGVAEDTKPMLSPSTGKPGSGTENCTVHVMGDVTPPGRKSPAERLPLQALWHVIMKQSYVCALIAMMVWSITYHSWLTFVLLLWSCLIWIVRSRHHFAMLCSPFLLLYGVALCSLQYVWGMDLAPELPTRVGLMSLEQLGLVRPKYPCLDLGAKLLLTLTFWLLVRQFVKEKLLTRTCPATPLLEVTVSDTEPSRQRDVLKALGALVRDFYAKYWICVCAGMFIVVSFAGRLVVYKIVYMFLFLLCLTLFQVYYSLWRKVLKGFWWLVVAYTMLVLIAIYTFQFEDFPMYWRNLTGLTNEQLGDLGLEQFSVSELFSSTLIPGFFLLACILQLHYFHRPFMHITDLEHVPATEPQPRHIPRPEELHGSRLLRGAAVAESAGTEAGDSDTASQGTVPTKWGLVLERLIVLGWTFSDTLTRGQVFVGRLLELHVLKLVALYTVWVALQEVSLMNFLLVLLWAFAMPYCRFRHMASCLSTVWTCIIIVCKMLYQLKIVDPSEYSSNCTQPQLNGTNLSPEELGNSTLYRGPVDPANWFGIRKGFPNLGYIQNHLLVLLLLVFEAVVYRRQEYYRKQHQLAAPVTETVFEDVSREHLDQGLGSCAKYFVNYFYYKFGLEICFLMTVNVIGQRMNLMVILHGCWLVVILTRRRRAAIARLWPKYCLFLVLFLLYQYLLCVGMPPALCVDYPWRWSRSLPINSALIKWLYLPDFFVAPKSTNLINDFVLLLCAAQQWRVFAAERTEEWLRAAGENADRLDLGRDPHNPTPNFIHCRSYLDMAKVVVFRYLFWFILVVVFITGATRISLFGLGYLLACFYLLLFGTAMLRKPARARLVLWDCLILYNITVIISKNMLSLLSCVFVQQMQSNFCWVIQLFSLVCTVKGYYDPKEMGKDQDCSLPVEEAGIIWDSICFFFLLLQRRVFLSYYFLHVMLDLQASALQASRGVALFKASILKSMRSHRQAEKKSLAQLKRQMERIRAKQEKYHQERLPAGEGQDEARPAPGGPADPSRQRERWWRPWLDHATVLHSGEYFLFESDSEEEEEAAAAVPEEPRPGRQSAFQLAYQAWMTNTRTALRQQEREQMELPGDELGAGDSRGREEALESPGEAEGQEEEEEEEEGSERGNVLQRALNTLRFLWVLCQAMVDGLTQWLDTCTREHADMSTVLRLERYVLTRRLAKGEDVHRGVLDELYLLPPEEPLEEPSPRVSGGADPQNGVASSGRDGAERGRGAEPPLAGGSLRAGSQEQGTSWGSQEDVAGSRELLALPQNRTRTASELLMSRRLYFVELEESEQFYQSHNRFLKLLLAIYRCVAAHSELLCYFVIILNNMVTASVISLFLPILVFLWAMLSIPRPTKRFWMTAIIFTEVMVVVKYLFQFGFFPWNGYAMLVRNEGKPFFPPRILGLEKTDRYIKYDLVQLLVLFFHRSLLLCYGLWDHEEDPFAKKKPEAERAEEEEEEEEERREEAESTTVGKEGTVPPAEPGAPGAATEPEDDAGGPEEGARDAATQLRFRRKRRRSKETKAALEEEDGEEEEEEEEEEEVKQSHSQKKLKALGLRVKLFFLTVAQNTYQPVRGFFRDILHTRYRAATDVYAFMFLADVVDFIIIIFGFWAFGKHSAAADITSSLSDDQVPEAFLVMLLIQFTTMVIDRALYLRKTVLGKLIFQVILVFSIHLWMFFILPAVTERLFSLNTVAQLWYFVKCIYFSLSAYQIRCGYPTRILGNFLTKKYNHLNLFLFQGFRLVPFLVELRAVMDWVWTDTTLSLSNWMCVEDIYANIFIIKCSRETEKKYPQPKGQKKKKIVKYGMGGLIILFLVAIIWFPLLFMSLVRSVVGVVNHPIDVTVTLKLGGYEPLFTMSAQQQSIQPFTPQDYEALTNQFERQPVAMQFITLYGYEDIVTARIEGSSGSLWSISPPSREQMRRELQNGSSDITLRLTWTFQRDLGKGGTVEHTFDKHTTDLQPGAPERMELAQLLQGTRDAPVQVPKLFPKYIRAPNGPEANPVKQLLPDGEDSYLDVEVQLKRERVGSGQGSDSFLEWWVVRLKDAPPRDGNILPMVIFNDKVSPPSLGFLAGYGIMGLYVSIVLVIGKFVRGFFSEISHSIMFEELPCVDRILKLCQDIFLVRETGELELEEELYAKLIFLYRSPETMIKWTREKE from the exons CCTGCCTGTTCCGCTTCAACGTCCTGTCCCTGGTGTACCTGCTctacctcctgctcctgccgtGGTTCCCGGGGCCCACCGACCGCGCCGTCTCAG GTCACACCGGCCGCCTCCTCAAAGCTCTCCTGGGAACCagcatcctcttcctcctcgccCACTTCGTTTTCCAGATATGCCTCTACACGCTGCCCGTCCTGGACCAGCTGCTGGGACCCAGCT gcagcagctgggaggtCCTCGCCCGGCACGTCGGGGTCACCAG gCTGGACTTGGACGACCTCCCCAACTCGGTGCGCCTCGTGGCGCCCGACGTCGGCATCCTGCTGGTCTCGtccctctgcctctgcctgtgCCGCCGCCTCGTCCCCAAGGCCACCGCTGCCACCCGCGGCCGGGCACCGGAGTCCCTGGAGCCCCTTGAGCGG ggggaagaggaggacgTGGAGCGGCATGGTGGCACGGCCGACGGGGACACGCCGCTCAGCGCCCGGCTGCGGGTGACGGCGCACTGGCTGCTGTGGGCAGCCGGGAAGGGGCTGgccatcctgctgctggccttggcCG GGATCACCCTGCCCTCCGCCTCCTCCAGCGTCTACTACCTGCTCTTCGTGGGGCTGTGCACGTGGTGGGCCTGCCACCTCCCGGCCAGCCGCAGGGCCTTCGACACCCTCTGCATCCTCGTCGGCGTCTACGCCGCCGTCCACCTCCTCTGCCTCTACGCCTACCAAGCGCCCTTCGTCCAGGGGGTCTTCCCGCCCCCCACCATCTGGGCACG GGTGTTCGGCTTCAAGGACATCATCCTGTACCGCAACTGCTCCCGGCCCAACGCCCTGGTGCTCAACACCAGCCACCCCTGGCCCGTCTACGCCAACCCtggcatcctgctgctgctctacTACACCGTGGCCACGCTGCTGAAGCTGCGCAGGCTGGACGCCCGG AGAGCGGCGGTGCCGGCGCAGCCGCCggtgagggagctggtggagctggAGAGCTGGCCCAAGGACACCGATGGCGTGGCTGAGGACACCAAG cccatgCTGTCCCCCAGCACCGGGAAGCCGGGCAGCGGCACCGAGAACTGCACCGTCCACGTCATGGGTGATGTGACGCCGCCGG gCAGGAAGAGTCCGGCAGAGCGGCTGCCCCTGCAGGCGCTGTGGCACGTCATCATGAAGCAGAGCTACGTCTGCGCCCTCATTGCCATGATG GTGTGGAGCATCACCTACCACAGCTGGCTGACCTtcgtgctgctgctctggtccTGCCTCATCTGGATCGTGCGGAGCCGGCACCACTTCGCCATGCTGTGCTCgcccttcctgctgctctaCGGCGTGGcgctctgcagcctgcagtaCGTCTGGGGCATGGACCTGGCCCCCGAGCTGCCCACCCGCGTCGGCCTCATGAGCCTcgagcagctggggctggtgcgCCCCAAGTACCCCTGCCTGGACCTGGGGGCCAAG CTCCTGCTCACCCTCACCTTCTGGCTGCTGGTGCGGCAGTTCGTCAAGGAGAAGCTGCTAACGAGGACGTGCCCGGCCACCCCGCTGCTGGAGGTGACCGTTTCGGACACGG AGCCCAGCCGGCAGCGGGACGTGCTGAAGGCGCTGGGCGCCCTGGTGCGGGATTTCTACGCCAAGTACTGGATCTGCGTCTGCGCCGGCATGTTCATCGTGGTGAGCTTCGCCGGGCGCCTCGTGGTCTACAAGATCGTCTACatgttcctcttcctcctctgcctcaccCTCTTCCAG GTGTACTACAGCCTGTGGCGCAAGGTGCTGAAGGGCTTCTGGTGGCTGGTGGTGGCGTACACCATGCTGGTGCTCATCGCCATCTACACCTTCCAGTTTGAGGACTTCCCCATGTACTGGAGGAACCTGACGGGTCTCACCAACGAGCA GCTGGGTGACCTGGGCCTGGAGCAGTTCAGCGTCTCCGAGCTCTTCTCCAGCACCCTCATCCCGGGCTTCTTCCTGCTGGCCTGCATCCTGCAGCTCCACTACTTCCACCGCCCCTTCATGCACATCACCGACCTCGAGCACGTCCCCGCCACCGAGCCGCAGCCCCGACACATCCCCAG ACCCGAGGAGCTGCACGGGAGCCGCCTGCTGCGGGGTGCGGCCGTCGCCGAGAGCGCCGGGACCGAGGCGGGCGATTCCGATACCGCCTCGCAGGGTACGG TGCCCACCAAGTgggggctggtgctggagcGCCTCATCGTGCTGGGCTGGACCTTCTCGGACACGCTGACCCGCGGGCAGGTCTTTGTGGGGCGCCTGCTGGAGCTCCACGTCCTCAAGCTGGTGGCTCTCTACACCGTCTGGGTGGCTCTGCAGGAG GTGTCGCTGATGAACTTcttgctggtgctgctgtgggccTTCGCCATGCCCTACTGCCGCTTCCGCCACATGGCCTCCTGCCTCTCCACCGTCTGGACCTGCATCATCATCGTCTGCAAGATGCTCTACCAGCTCAAGATCGTCGATCCCAGCGAGTACTCCAGCAACTGCACCCAG CCCCAGCTCAACGGCACCAACCTGAGCCCCGAGGAGCTGGGCAACTCCACGCTGTACCGCGGCCCCGTGGACCCCGCCAACTGGTTCGGCATCCGCAAAGGCTTCCCCAACCTGGGCTACATCCAG AACcacctcctggtgctgctgctgctggtgttcGAGGCGGTGGTGTACCGGCGCCAGGAGTACTACCGCAAGCAGCACCAGCTGGCGGCCCCCGTCACCGAGACCGTCTTCGAGGACGTGTCCCGCGAGCACCTCGACCAGGGCTTGGGCAGCTGCGCCAAGTACTTTGTGAACTACTTCTACTACAAGTTCGGCTTGGAG ATCTGCTTCCTGATGACGGTGAACGTGATCGGGCAGCGGATGAACCTCATGGTGATCCTGCACGGCTGCTGGCTCGTCGTCATCCTgacgcggcggcggcgcgcggCCATCGCCCGCCTCTGGCCCAAGTATTGCCTCTTCCTCGTGCTCTTCCTCCTCTACCAGTACCTGCTGTGCGTGGGCATGCCGCCCGCCCTCTGCGTGG ACTACCCGTGGCGCTGGAGCCGGTCGCTGCCCATCAACTCAGCGCTCATCAAGTGGCTCTACCTGCCCGACTTCTTTGTGGCCCCCAAATCCACCAACCTCATCA ACGACttcgtgctgctgctgtgcgCGGCGCAGCAGTGGCGGGTGTTCGCGGCCGAGCGCACCGAGGAGTGGCTGCGGGCGGCCGGCGAGAACGCGGACCGGCTGGACCTGGGGAGGGACCCCCACAACCCCACGCCCAACTTCATCCACTGCCG GTCGTACCTGGACATGGCGAAGGTGGTGGTCTTCCGCTACCTCTTCTGGTTCATCCTGGTGGTGGTCTTCATCACCGGGGCCACCCGCATCAGCCTCTTCGGCCTCGGCTACCTGCTCGCCTGCTTCTACCTCCTGCTCTTCGGCACCGCCATGCTGCGCAAGCCGGCGCGGGCGCGCCTGGTGCTCTGGGACTGCCTCATCCTCTACAACATCACCGTCATCATCTCCAAAAACATGCTGTCG CTCCTGTCCTGCGTCTTCGTGCAGCAGATGCAGAGCAACTTCTGCTGGGTGATCCAGCTCTTCAGCCTGGTCTGCACCGTCAAGGGCTACTACGACC CCAAGGAGATGGGCAAGGACCAGGACTGCTCGCTGCCCGTGGAGGAGGCTGGCATCATCTGGGACAGCATctgcttcttctttctcctgctccaGCGCCGCGTCTTCCTCAGCTACTACTTCTTGCACGTCATGCTGGACCTCCAAGCCTCTGCCCTGCAGGCCTCCAG GGGCGTCGCGCTGTTCAAGGCCAGCATCCTGAAGAGCATGCGCTCCCACCGGCAGGCCGAGAAGAAGTCGCTGGCCCAGCTCAAACGGCA GATGGAGCGGATCCGAGCCAAGCAGGAGAAATACCACCAGGAGCGGCTGCCCGCCGGCGAGGGCCAGGATGAGGCCAGGCCAG CGCCCGGTGGCCCGGCGGACCCTTCCCGGCAGAGGGAGCGGTGGTGGCGGCCATGGTTAGACCACGCCACAG TGCTGCATTCGGGGGAATACTTCCTCTTCGAGTCGGacagcgaggaggaggaggaggcagcagcagcagtgccggAGGAGCCGCGGCCGGGCAGGCAGAGCGCCTTCCAG CTCGCCTACCAGGCCTGGATGACCAACACCAGGACGGCGCTGCGGCAGCAGGAGCGGGAGCAGATGGAGCTGCCGGGCGATGAGCTCGGTGCAG gggacagcagaggaagggaggaggcgTTGGAGTCGCCTGGAGAGGCCGAaggccaggaggaggaggaggaggaggaggaaggatcTG AGCGGGGCAACGTGCTGCAACGGGCGCTGAACACCCTGCGCTTCCTGTGGGTGCTGTGCCAGGCCATGGTGGACGGCCTGACCCAGTGGCTGGACACCTGCACGCGGGAGCACGCCGACATGTCCACGGTGCTGCGGCTCGAGAGATACGTCCTCACGCGGCGCCTGGCCAAG GGCGAGGACGTGCACCGCGGGGTCCTGGATGAGCTCTACCTGCTGCCCCCCGAAGAGCCCCTCGAGGAGCCGAGCCCGCGGGTGTCTGGGGGTGCGGACCCCCAAAATGGCGTCGCTTCCAG CGGGCGCGATGGAGCCGAGCGCGGCCgaggggctgagccccccctgGCGGGGGGCTCGCTGCGagctggcagccaggagcaggggacGAGCTGGGGGTCGCAGGAGGATGTGGCTGGGTCTCGGGAGCTCCTGGCCCTGCCGCAGAACCGGACCCGGACGGCCAGCGAGCTGCTGATGAGCAG gCGGCTGTACTTTGTGGAGCTGGAGGAGTCGGAGCAGTTCTATCAGTCCCACAACCGCttcctgaagctgctgctggccatcTACCGCTGCGTGGCCGCCCACTCCGAGCTGCTCTGCTACTTCGTCATCATCCTCAACAACATGGTGACCGCCTCCGTCATCTCCCTCTTCCTGCCCATCCTCGTCTTCCTCTGGGCCATGCTCTCCATCCCCCGGCCCACCAAGCGCTTCTGGATGACCGCCATCATCTTCACCGAG gtgatggtggtggtgaaaTACCTCTTCCAATTCGGTTTCTTCCCCTGGAACGGCTACGCCATGCTGGTGCGCAACGAGGGCAAGCCCTTCTTCCCGCCCCGCATCCTGGGGCTGGAGAAGACCGACCGCTACATCAAGTACGACCTCgtccagctcctggtgctctTCTTCCACCGCTCGCTGCTGCTG tgCTATGGGCTGTGGGACCATGAGGAGGACCCCTTTGCCAAGAAGAAGCCAGAGGCAGAGcgggcagaggaggaggaggaggaggaggaagagcgGCGGGAGGAAGCAGAGTCCACGACGGTGGGCAAGGAGGGGACGGTGCCGCCAGCAGAGCCGGGGGCACCGGGTGCAGCCACGGAGCCGGAGGACGATGCTGGGGGGCCGGAGGAGGGGGCCAGGGATGCGGCCACCCAGCTGCGCTTCAGGAGGAAGAGGCGGCGGAGCAAGGAGACGAAGGCTGCGCTGGAGGAAG AGGAtggcgaggaggaggaagaggaggaggaggaggaagaggtgaaaCAGAGCCACTCTCAGAAGAAGCTGAAGGCGTTGGGGCTCCGGGTCAAGCTCTTCTTCCTCACCGT gGCACAGAACACCTACCAGCCCGTGCGTGGCTTCTTCCGGGACATCCTGCACACTCGGTACCGGGCGGCCACCGATGTCTACGCGTTCATGTTCCTGGCCGACGTGGTTGacttcatcatcatcatcttcgGCTTCTGGGCCTTCGGG AAACACTCGGCGGCCGCCGACATCACCTCCTCGCTGTCGGATGACCAAGTGCCCGAGGCCTTCCTGGTCATGCTGCTCATCCAGTTCACCACCATGGTGATCGACCGTGCGCTCTACCTCCGCAAGACGGTGCTGGGCAAGCTCATCTTCCAGGTCATCCTGGTCTTCAGCATCCATCTCTGGATGTTCTTCATCCTGCCGGCTGTCACCGAAAG GTTGTTCAGCCTCAACACGGTGGCCCAGCTGTGGTACTTCGTCAAGTGCATCTACTTCTCGCTGTCAGCCTACCAGATCCGCTGCGGCTACCCCACACGCATCCTGGGCAACTTCCTCACCAAGAAATACAACCACCTcaacctcttcctcttccaggg GTTTCGCCTCGTGCCCTTCCTGGTGGAGCTGCGTGCCGTCATGGACTGGGTCTGGACGGACACCACGCTGTCCCTGTCCAACTGGATGTGCGTGGAAGACATCTACGCCAACATCTTCATCATCAAGTGCAGCCGTGAGACGGAGAAG AAATACCCGCAGCCCAAAgggcagaagaagaagaagatcGTCAAGTACGGCATGGGGGGCCTCATCATCCTCTTCCTGGTGGCCATCATCTGGTTCCCGCTGCTCTTCATGTCGCTGGTGCGCTCGGTGGTGGGTGTTGTCAACCACCCCATCGATGTCACCGTCACCCTCAAGCTGGGGGGGTACGAG CCACTATTCACCATGAGCGCCCAGCAGCAGTCCATCCAGCCCTTCACCCCCCAGGACTACGAAGCCCTGACGAACCAATTTGAGAGGCAACcg GTGGCCATGCAGTTCATCACGCTGTACGGCTACGAGGACATCGTCACGGCGCGCATCGAGGGCAGCTCGGGCTCGCTGTGGAGCATCAGCCCGCCCAGCCGGGAGCAGATGCGGCGGGAGCTGCAGAACGGCTCCTCGGACATCACCCTGAGACTCACCTGGACCTTCCAGAG GGACCTGGGGAAGGGCGGCACGGTGGAGCACACCTTCGACAAGCACACCACAGACCTCCAGCCCGGCGCGCCCGAGCGCATGGAGctggcccagctgctgcagggcacccGCGACGCCCCCGT GCAAGTGCCCAAGCTCTTCCCCAAATACATCCGGGCACCCAACGGCCCCGAAGCCAACCCCGtcaagcagctgctgccag ACGGAGAGGACAGCTACCTGGACGTGGAGGTGCAGCTGAAACGGGAGCGCGTGGGCTCGGGGCAGGGCAGCGACAGCTTCTTGGAGTGGTGGGTGGTGCGGCTGAAGGACGCCCCCCCGCGCGACGGCAACATCCTGCCCATGGTCATCTTCAACGACAAAGtcagcccccccagcctgggCTTCCTGGCCGGTTACGG GATCATGGGGCTGTACGTCTCCATCGTGCTGGTGATCGGGAAGTTCGTGCGGGGCTTCTTCAGCGAGATCTCGCACTCCATCATGTTCGAGGAGCTGCCCTGCGTGGACCGCATCCTGAAGCTGTGCCAGGACATCTTCCTGGTGCGGGAGACGGgcgagctggagctggaggaagaGCTCTACGCCAAGCTCATCTTCCTCTACCGCTCCCCCGAGACCATGATCAAGTGGACGCGGGAGAAAGAGTAA